The Malus domestica chromosome 13, GDT2T_hap1 genome includes a window with the following:
- the LOC103452082 gene encoding stemmadenine O-acetyltransferase-like codes for MKIEVEVISKSIEMIKPFSPTPNHLHYHQLSFLDQLAPHAYIPFLFFYESTGTKTITQISNILKTSLSKILSQYYPFAGRVKHNLFVHCSDQGVPFFESKVKSQPLSDMIASPFVSELNKLLPYRLGEVTEVPLGVQLNVFDCGGFAIGLCVSHRIADGLTSFTFVNRWAAQANCDAQGKSNIIVGPDFSAASIFPPKNMDGYLGVSIVNKKAIVTKRFVFDGSKVQALRSRYEESMNFSKTQKRPSKVEALSALLWNIFLASRRERDCVAISNQSRTQTLYTVVYIMNLRSRFDPPLPQHAFGNYYRAATATPTLVNGEESHRLVRQVIEEIENIDNNYMRRFQEGYREHLDFMRKRMERFAKGELVTLTFSSVCRFPIYDADFGWGKPAWVSMAAMDINNQIVFMDTKNGDGIESYFSLTEEDMAKFELHKEFIALLKSPVGNVKENSLSRL; via the coding sequence ATGAAGATTGAAGTTGAAGTGATCTCCAAGTCCATAGAGATGATCAAACCATTTTCTCCAACCCCAAATCATCTTCACTATCACCAGCTCTCCTTTCTCGATCAATTAGCTCCCCACGCATATATcccctttctcttcttctacGAATCCACCGGCACCAAAACCATCACTCAGATATCAAACATCCTCAAGACGTCTCTCTCCAAAATATTATCCCAATACTACCCTTTTGCCGGCCGAGTGAAACACAACCTCTTTGTTCACTGCAGCGACCAAGGCGTCCCATTCTTCGAATCCAAAGTCAAATCCCAACCCCTCTCTGATATGATCGCCAGCCCCTTTGTCTCCGAACTCAACAAGTTGCTGCCCTACAGGCTAGGCGAAGTTACTGAAGTACCCCTTGGTGTTCAACTTAATGTGTTTGACTGTGGAGGATTTGCTATTGGCTTGTGTGTTTCTCATAGGATTGCAGATGGGTTAACATCTTTTACATTTGTGAACAGATGGGCAGCTCAAGCTAATTGTGATGCACAAGGGAAGAGTAATATTATTGTGGGTCCGGATTTTTCTGCAGCATCAATCTTCCCACCAAAAAATATGGATGGGTATTTAGGGGTTTCGATTGTCAACAAGAAAGCAATCGTAACAAAGAGGTTTGTGTTCGATGGCTCAAAGGTTCAGGCTTTAAGATCGAGATATGAAGAGAGCATGAACTTTTCCAAAACCCAAAAACGCCCTTCAAAAGTTGAGGCCTTATCAGCTTTATTATGGAACATCTTTCTGGCATCAAGGAGAGAAAGAGATTGTGTCGCTATTTCAAATCAATCGCGCACCCAAACATTATACACGGTTGTTTATATTATGAATCTGCGGTCGAGGTTTGACCCACCTTTGCCTCAGCATGCTTTTGGGAATTATTACAGGGCTGCCACTGCAACTCCAACTTTGGTCAATGGGGAGGAGAGCCATCGATTGGTGAGGCAGGTGATAGAGGAAATTGAGAACATTGACAATAATTATATGAGGAGATTTCAAGAGGGATATCGAGAGCATTTGGATTTCATGAGGAAAAGAATGGAGAGGTTTGCAAAAGGTGAGCTGGTGACATTGACTTTTTCGAGTGTGTGCAGGTTTCCTATTTACGATGCTGATTTTGGTTGGGGGAAGCCTGCATGGGTGAGCATGGCTGCCATGGATATCAATAATCAGATAGTTTTCATGGACACCAAAAATGGCGATGGTATCGAGTCGTATTTTAGCTTGACAGAGGAAGACATGGCCAAGTTTGAACTTCACAAAGAGTTCATCGCATTGCTTAAATCTCCAGTTGGTAATGTAAAGGAAAATTCACTTTCACGTCTTTAA
- the LOC103452403 gene encoding BAHD acyltransferase At5g47980: MTPPIEISIIARENIKPSSPTPTHLKTFKLSVLDQMVPPTYIPILLFYPTSDHQRVQQLKKSLSETLTHFYPFAGTIKDNAFIECNDDGACFIEARVSCLLSHILNEPDHEVLKQFLPINFESSEGGKGCVLLVQANYFKGGGIAVGLCLSHKIADAATLSTFIRSWAASASGSDQRVVNPLFDSVPMAPPKDISVDPPSVEMKVYKSVTKRFVFHGSKIADLKVKVANNFVENPTKVEALAALIWKCARKASRVTLGFSSRPSAFYQNVNIRNKIVPPVPNGSVGNFVGSFIARSEEAAETDLHGLVAELRKGIEQFTSKAKRVPLSEDISVISEPQMAAIGFLSRDDMDFYVCTSWCRFELYEAADFGWGKPMWVSSAVPTCNNMVILVDAEGGDGIECWIRLNEDEMKVFECDQELLSYAAFNPSVWKTG, encoded by the coding sequence ATGACACCACCTATAGAGATAAGTATTATAGCTAGAGAAAACATCAAACCCTCCTCTCCAACTCCCACTCACTTGAAAACCTTCAAGCTTTCAGTTTTGGATCAAATGGTTCCACCCACATACATTCCAATCCTGCTTTTTTATCCCACAAGTGATCATCAAAGAGTCCAGCAACTAAAGAAATCGCTATCCGAAACTCTAACTCACTTCTACCCTTTTGCCGGAACAATCAAAGACAACGCCTTTATCGAATGCAACGATGATGGGGCATGCTTCATCGAAGCTCGAGTGAGCTGCCTACTCTCACACATCCTCAATGAACCCGATCATGAAGTACTGAAACAGTTTCTGCCCATTAACTTTGAGTCCTCAGAAGGCGGCAAGGGATGTGTGCTGCTTGTTCAAGCCAACTACTTCAAGGGTGGTGGAATCGCTGTAGGACTATGCCTTTCCCACAAGATAGCTGATGCAGCCACGTTGAGCACATTCATCAGAAGCTGGGCTGCCAGCGCTTCTGGTTCTGATCAGAGAGTGGTGAATCCTTTGTTTGATTCAGTGCCAATGGCCCCACCAAAAGACATCTCAGTGGACCCACCATCTGTTGAGATGAAAGTGTACAAGTCTGTGACAAAGAGGTTTGTATTTCATGGCTCAAAGATTGCTGACCTAAAAGTAAAGGTTGCTAATAATTTTGTTGAAAACCCTACAAAGGTGGAAGCTTTAGCTGCCCTGATTTGGAAATGTGCAAGGAAGGCCTCAAGGGTTACTTTAGGGTTTTCATCCAGGCCATCAGCATTTTACCAAAACgtgaacattagaaacaaaattgtCCCTCCTGTGCCTAATGGGTCTGTTGGGAACTTTGTGGGGTCCTTCATTGCAAGGTCAGAAGAGGCTGCTGAGACAGATTTGCATGGATTGGTAGCTGAACTGAGGAAAGGGATTGAACAATTTACCAGTAAGGCCAAAAGGGTTCCACTGAGTGAGGACATCTCGGTAATTTCAGAGCCTCAGATGGCGGCTATAGGGTTTTTAAGTAGGGATGACATGGACTTTTATGTATGCACCAGTTGGTGTAGGTTTGAATTGTATGAGGCTGCAGATTTTGGGTGGGGGAAGCCAATGTGGGTGAGCTCAGCAGTTCCCACCTGCAATAACATGGTGATTTTGGTGGATGCAGAAGGTGGTGATGGGATAGAGTGTTGGATAAGATTGAACGAAGACGAAATGAAAGTGTTTGAGTGTGACCAAGAGCTTCTCTCATATGCTGCTTTCAATCCAAGCGTCTGGAAAACTGGTTAA